GTCAGGCGACGTGGTGGATGATCGGCCTCTCCGGATGCTCCAGCTACGTCGACATTGGCGGCACGATGCTCATCATCGGCGTCATGTTCTACACCGGACTCAAGTCCATCTGGATCATCCACTTCGGCTGGGGCTTCTTTGGCATGGCCATGTTCATGGCCTTCCAGGCGAAGTATATCCGGCGGTCCGGGGTCATGACCCCCGCCGAGTGGATGGAAACCCGCTTCGGCAAGGGGCGTGAGACCGAGATCCTCCGGACCATCATCGCGGCGTTCATCCTGCTCTCCATGATGCTGATGCTGATCTACGTCGCGGTCGGCACCGGGAAGTTCGTGGAAGAGTTCGTCCCCCTCCCCCGCTGGGAATCCACACTCATCCTCTTCATCGTCGTGGGCATCTATGTGACCCTCGGCGGTTTTTTCGGCGTGATCTGGACCGACCTCTTCCAGACGCTGCTTATCATGGTCGGCGCCGTGTGCATGACCATTGCTGCCCTCCAACTGCCGGATGGACTCTCTGCCCTCGCGGCTCGCAGTCCCGGCTGGGACTCGCTCGCGATCCCCTGGAACCTCTGGCCCGACTACACCTCGACGGTTCCAGCGCAATTCCACCAGTACGCGCCACTCGGCCCCTACCTCGGCGCCAGCCTGCTCTGGCTGGCGTACAAGTTGCTCCTGGGGCCTTTCGGGTGGGACTTCGCCTTCTTCCTCACGACAAAGAGCCCGCGGGAGGCGTCGCTCTCGGCAGGTATGTGGACCCTTGGCCATACGGTGCGCTGGCTCGTCGCCGGGTCGTTCCTCACCTTTGGAGTCTACTATCTCGGCACCGGCGCCTCCTTCGATGCGGAGAAGATCATGCCGCTGGTCGTCAAGAGCATGCCTGCGGGTATTGCCGGACTCGTCATGGCGGTGCTCCTCGCCGCCCTCATGTCCACCCTGAGCGCCATCATCAACGTCTCCAGCAATGTGGTCCTCAACGATTTCCTCAAACGCTATGTCGCCCGGAAGATGTCCGAGAGTTCGCTCGTGCATCTGGGCATGATCGTGTCAAGCCTCGTGATCATCATAGGATTCGCGATGAGTTTCATGTACGACAGCATCATCGCCGCATGGGAGATGCTCCTGTACGTGATGCTGACCGTGGTGCTCGTCCCCGGGACATTCCGCTGGCACTGGTGGCGGTTCGGGGCCCGGTCCTTCATCTGGAGTATGCTGGGATCGGCGATCGTCGTCGGCGTGCACAAGCTGTTCCTCGATTTCCTCCCCCTGCACGAGGCCATCCTGTTCCTGATGACGGCATCAACGGTCGTCACCGTCGTGATCACATACCTCACTCCTGCCGCGGACATGGAATCCCTCGTGGCATTCTATGCGCGGGTCCGCCCCTTCGGATTCTGGAAGCCGGTGCGCGAAGAGGCCGAGCGCCGCGGACTCATCCCGGTGAACGACCCGATGCCCCGCGTGGATATCCTCAATGGGTTCATTGCTGCGTTCTTCCAACTCTGTCTGGGGATCCTCCCGTTCTATATGTTCCTGAAGAATTGGACGCAGGCGGGACTGTGGGCCGCAGTGACCCTTATCGTCGCTATCGTCCTCTACTTCACCTGGTACAAGAATCTTCCTTCTGCCGATGAGATCTGACAACCTGATTCCACCTATCGTTCTGAGACGACCATGACCACACCGAAGCTTCACCTGATATGCAACGCGCATCTCGATCCCGTCTGGCAATGGCGGTGGGATGAAGGTGCGGCAGAGGCCGTGACCACATTCGGCATCGCTGCCCGCCTCCTCCGGGAATTCCCGGACTTCGTCTTCAACCACAACGAGGCCATCCTCTACCGCTGGGTCGAAGAACTCGATCCGGCGTTGTTCACGGAGATCCGGTCACTCGTGCGGGAAGGACGCTGGTGCATCACCGGCGGATGGGACCTCCAGCCGGATGTGAATATGCCGGGCACGGAGGCGCTGATACGCCACATCGCTGAAGGGCGGCGTTATTTCCACGACCGTTTCGGTGTCACCCCGGCCGTCGCGTACAACTTCGATTCCTTCGGCCATTCCGGAGGACTGCCGCAATTACTGGTGCGTGCCGGCTACCGTTTGTACGTCCATATGCGCCCGGAAGAGAAAGATCTTCCTATCGGCTCGGACCTGTACCGCTGGCGCGGGGTTGACGGGTCGGAGATCCCGGTGTATCGCATCCCGTTCTCCGCGTACAATACGTATCCCGGGAAGACCGTGGAGCGCATCATGGCAGCCGCGGAGATCGCCCTCCGTGAAGAACGGGACACGCCGGTCTTCTGGGGCATGGGGGACCATGGCGGCGGGGCGGCACGGGCGGAACTCGAATCCATCCGCGAATTGATGCAGCGCGAGAAGCGTGTGACGATCGTCCATAGCTCTCTCGAACGATTCTATGAAGCCATCGCAGACCGGATCCCTTCCGCCCCCTTGCTGGAAGGAGACGTGAATCGGATCTTCACCGGATGCTATACGTCCATGGCGCGGCTGAAACGCCGGATGCAACAGAACCTGGCCGGGCTTCTTCAGACGGAAAGTGCACGCGCGGCATCGTGGTGGCTCAAGGGACAACCGTATCCTGCGGAGCAATTGACGGACGCCTGGCGCGATCATCTGTTCAACGATTTCCACGATATTCTCCCGGGATCGTCGGTGGAGATCGCGGAACACGATGCCCTCGATCTCTACGGCCGCTCATCCGAAACACACCGTCGGCTCCGCCTTGGAGCGGTCAGCGCATTCTCTCAGGGCCCTCCCCGCCCCCTGCAGATCCCGGTCACCGTGCTCAACGCCAACCCTGCCAGCACGCACGTCCCCGTGGAATGTGAGTACATGATCGATCACATGCCGCGGTGGGAAGGGAAGTGGCACGCACGCCTCTTCACGATCGACGGGACGGAACTGCCGGTCCAGGAAGAGAACGCGGAAATGCTTCTCCTGGCGGACCAATGGCGCCGCAAGGTAAGTTTCACCGCCACCCTCCCTCAGGTCGGGGCCGCCCATTTCCGCATGGAGATGCACGAAGGCCCCTATGAACCTGCGCCGGCAGCACCAGCGATCCCCCACAGGATCGACCCGGCGAGCGGCCGCATCACATCCCTCGCAGCCGGAACCGTCGCCAATATTCTTTCCGGAGATCTTCTGCGCGCGCTCGTGGTGAACGATGATGGGGATTCATGGGGCATGGAAAAGTGGAGCTACAGGGATGTGCTCGGAGAATTCGTCCCCGTGCCAGGCGCATCGCGGGTCGCAGAATCAGGCGCCATCCGGACGATCCACGACGCCCGCTTCACCTACGGCACAAGCCTCCTCACGGTTCGTACGATAGCTTATGCGCATCACCCCTACATCGAATTCCGGATCCGCGTCGTCTGGAATGAGGAACGGAAGAGGCTGAAACTTTCCTTCCCGACATCCCTGAAGAGCCCCGGGGTCTTTTGTGAAGTACCCGCAGGCGCGATCCACCGGCCTGCGGATGGCGAGGAATACACACACGGACGCTGGCTGATCCTGGAAGACACAGCCGGAGGGGTGCCTGCGGCGTTCGCCATCGTGAACAGCGGTCAGCACGGGTTCGACTGCAGCAACGGCGAGGTCCGCCTCTCCATCCTCCGCAGTGCTCCGTACTGTTTTGAACGGACGTTCGATCTTGGCTCGCGGTCATCATACAAAGTGATGGACCTCGGCGTCCATGAGGCAAGGATCCTCGTGACCACCGGGTCGCCGGAAGATGTGCGGCAACGTGTGTCCGGCCTGGCCGACGGCCTCGCCGCGCCTCCGTATGTCCTTCCTCACTATCCTATCGGGGCCGGGGTCCCCGACCGGCAGGAACTTCTGACACTGACCCCGGGAACCATCCGGCTCCTTGCATGCAAGCAGTCGTGGGATAGGTCGGCGTTGATCGTCAGGGTGCAGGAAACGAAAGGGACCCGCACGGAAGGTACGCTGGTTCTGAGGGCCCCTGCGGCAACGATCAACTTCGCATGTGCGCCGTTCGAGGTGAAGACGTATCGTATTGAGAAGGATGGCAGCTACCGCGAAACAGGAATGATCAGCGAGAACTGATCGCCGGGGGCACCCGACATCGTGGTCATGGTTGACCACGTGTTGCGCAATCTTCAAATTGACGAGTGCAGATCCAGAGAAGTCGCCATACGTGCGCAAAAAAACGGGATTCTCCGACAGTTTCTCGCGGGCATCCTGTTTGCTTGATATTGCCAGTGGATGGGCATGGCCTGATCCAACATACTGGCAGGCGATCCCGCAACATAGGGGAAAGATGCATGGGTGGTGCACGATTCATTGAATACGAAGGAAAGCGGATCCTCTTCATCGATTTCGGTGGCGTGGAATTCGAAGACCTTGTCGGTATCATTCGGGAGAGCAAAAAGCTGATCTCGAAGGAGGCTCCGGGTTCGGTGCTCACCCTTACGAACGTGGCAGGCGCGCGTGTCAACCCGATGACATCAAAGGTGTTGAAGGAATTCACCACATTCAACAAGCCTTACGTCAAGGCGGGCGCGGTCATCGGAGCAACGGGGTTGCTCAAACTGGAATTTGACATCGTGATGAAGTTCTCGGGAAGGGTGCTGGCGCGGTTCGACACTCCAGAGGAAGCAAAAGCCTGGCTCATCGGCCAGTGAGCAAGGGCACGCCCTTCTCACCTGGTGGCCCCTCTCACTCAATCCACCCAGGGCATGTCCTTGGTCTTCTCGGGAAGACCCGCTGTCGCCGCCCGCTTGCGCTCGCGCTCCGCGATCTCCTGCTGCTCCGCCGGGCTGAGCAAACCGAATTTCTTGATGTAGAACAGCAGTTCCTTCCTGTCGATGGGCTTCTGCAGATATGCATCACACCGCGGCAGTGCCTCGATCACATTGAGTTTGTCGCCCAATGCCGTGGTCATGATGACCCGTGCGGCCTTCTTCCTGTCGATCCTCTTCTCTTCCTCGAATGCACGTATGGCCCGCAGCACCCCCTGACCGTCGAGTTGCGGCATCATGATGTCAAGGCAGATGAGTTCGAAGGGTTTCCCCTCGGCGTGTGCCTGTCGGAATGCATCGAGCCCGGCCTTCCCATCAACGGCAGCGGCCGTCTCACCATACGGACTCAGCAATGTGGTGAGAACGAAGCTGCTCGCACTATCATCTTCAACGACCAGGATCCGCATGACCGGCTCGTCCTTTCGCTCGTGATCTTACTCTGCTGCGATCCCGGTATCCCACCAGGGACTCCCGCTCGCTGCCTTGCCCGGGTTCCGGGGACGACATTGTTCGTCACAGTTGGAGTTGCAAACTGCGTGCCTACAAACCGTGGAGATTTCCAGCAGGAATGCAGGGGAGGAAGCGCCTCGATCCACCCGCATGGCTAAAATCAGCCATCTGCCTCCTCCCCCGCTCGCAGATCTTGCC
The nucleotide sequence above comes from Ignavibacteriota bacterium. Encoded proteins:
- a CDS encoding response regulator transcription factor — translated: MRILVVEDDSASSFVLTTLLSPYGETAAAVDGKAGLDAFRQAHAEGKPFELICLDIMMPQLDGQGVLRAIRAFEEEKRIDRKKAARVIMTTALGDKLNVIEALPRCDAYLQKPIDRKELLFYIKKFGLLSPAEQQEIAERERKRAATAGLPEKTKDMPWVD